A genome region from Sphingomonas anseongensis includes the following:
- a CDS encoding CADD family putative folate metabolism protein has product MTDVRVSQAIDTKVADRAMLSHPFYQAWTEGRLSLDTLRAYARQYFHHVEAFPRAVSAVHSACPDRDGRRMLAENLAEEEGIEAGKQDHATLWLMFACGLGEDEQSVRLQKLNGETQALIDTFRRLSHQSYAAGLGALYAYESQFPGVATAKIEGLVDRYGIADEDTLRFFRVHATADVEHSSVCRELLDRLPEDQKAEAVAAGEELAGALWNFLSGVEATASLN; this is encoded by the coding sequence ATGACCGACGTTCGTGTTTCCCAGGCAATCGATACGAAGGTCGCCGACCGCGCAATGCTGAGCCACCCTTTCTACCAGGCGTGGACTGAGGGCCGGCTGAGCCTTGACACGCTGCGCGCCTACGCCCGCCAGTATTTCCACCACGTCGAGGCTTTCCCGCGCGCAGTCAGCGCCGTTCACAGCGCCTGCCCTGACCGCGACGGCCGCCGGATGCTCGCCGAGAACCTGGCCGAAGAGGAGGGAATCGAGGCCGGCAAGCAGGATCATGCGACCCTTTGGCTGATGTTCGCTTGCGGGCTCGGGGAGGATGAGCAGTCGGTCCGCTTGCAGAAGCTCAACGGCGAGACCCAGGCGCTAATCGACACCTTCCGCCGGCTGTCTCACCAGTCCTACGCCGCGGGTCTCGGCGCCCTCTACGCGTATGAATCGCAATTCCCCGGGGTTGCGACGGCGAAAATCGAGGGCCTGGTCGACCGTTACGGGATCGCCGACGAGGACACGCTTCGCTTCTTCCGCGTCCACGCGACCGCTGACGTCGAGCACAGCTCGGTCTGCCGCGAGCTTCTCGATCGCCTTCCCGAGGACCAAAAGGCGGAGGCGGTCGCCGCCGGCGAAGAGCTCGCCGGAGCACTCTGGAACTTCCTGTCGGGAGTCGAAGCGACCGCTTCGCTGAACTAG
- a CDS encoding GIN domain-containing protein gives MSLRFLVSLLVLLGVASAASAAERRYTVTDFTRVRVDGGYGVKVTTGVSPFATASGTPAALDAVSVEVQGQTLIVRQNRSAWGGFPGQRPGPVEINVGTHDITAAWLNGAGSVAVDKVRGLSFQLSVQGSGSGSVANLSVDKLEADLSGSGSIRLGGSAKNVHASVRGPGLFDAANLSAKDVNVSAEGDSVLKITATETAKVFATGTASVELAGKPACTVDSNGAATVSGCR, from the coding sequence ATGAGCCTTCGCTTTCTCGTCTCGCTTCTTGTCCTGCTCGGCGTCGCTTCGGCGGCATCCGCGGCGGAGCGCCGCTATACTGTCACGGACTTCACCCGGGTGCGGGTGGACGGCGGCTATGGCGTCAAAGTGACCACGGGAGTGTCGCCGTTCGCAACTGCGAGCGGCACGCCCGCAGCACTCGACGCGGTTTCGGTCGAGGTGCAGGGCCAGACCCTGATCGTCCGGCAAAACCGTTCGGCGTGGGGCGGCTTTCCAGGGCAGCGTCCGGGACCGGTCGAGATCAACGTCGGAACGCACGACATCACCGCCGCCTGGCTGAACGGCGCGGGAAGCGTCGCGGTGGACAAGGTCCGCGGATTGTCGTTCCAGCTGTCGGTGCAGGGCTCCGGGTCGGGCTCCGTCGCCAACCTCAGCGTGGACAAGCTCGAAGCCGACCTCAGCGGAAGCGGCTCGATCAGGCTGGGAGGAAGCGCGAAGAACGTTCACGCGAGCGTTCGCGGGCCCGGCTTGTTCGACGCTGCGAACCTGTCGGCGAAGGACGTGAACGTCAGCGCCGAAGGGGATTCGGTCCTCAAGATCACCGCGACGGAAACAGCCAAGGTGTTCGCCACCGGCACAGCCAGCGTGGAGCTTGCGGGCAAGCCCGCCTGCACGGTGGATTCGAACGGGGCGGCGACCGTCAGTGGCTGCCGCTAG